One genomic region from Nostoc sphaeroides encodes:
- a CDS encoding DUF3120 domain-containing protein: protein MINNTLFSYTASTPSIDTELDLTVTGQKGIRELESTLSFSPSLPLYISARQTWLVFGAAVFLVTVPVFVEAPIVRSLPSLSLALTAFWVWLSFTLMSRAGTYVWGDLLFGFSWSWLAGAIYWGWLRWEPAWHLPVESIGLPFACWCLAKNWGKVGNWFYLGSLLGTVLTDVYFYIADLMPYWRQIMRVDADLAPQILQNALMQVQTPWGQSWAIFLALVLLTVGILPLVRKQRHWYAFSGAVLSTILVDSLFLLAAIAA from the coding sequence TTGATTAATAATACACTGTTCTCCTACACTGCTTCTACCCCTTCTATTGATACAGAGTTAGATTTAACTGTTACTGGGCAGAAGGGTATCAGGGAATTGGAATCTACACTTTCCTTTTCTCCCTCTCTTCCCTTATATATTTCTGCCCGACAAACTTGGTTAGTGTTTGGGGCGGCGGTATTTTTAGTAACAGTACCAGTATTTGTAGAAGCGCCAATAGTGCGATCGCTACCAAGTCTAAGTTTAGCGCTGACAGCATTTTGGGTGTGGCTAAGTTTTACCTTAATGTCACGGGCTGGAACTTATGTATGGGGAGATTTACTCTTCGGATTTAGCTGGAGTTGGTTAGCAGGAGCGATTTACTGGGGCTGGTTACGTTGGGAACCAGCATGGCATCTGCCAGTAGAGTCTATAGGATTACCCTTTGCTTGCTGGTGTTTGGCGAAGAATTGGGGCAAAGTCGGTAACTGGTTTTATTTAGGTTCTTTACTAGGTACAGTCTTAACCGACGTATATTTCTATATAGCAGACTTGATGCCCTATTGGCGGCAAATTATGAGAGTAGATGCAGATTTAGCACCGCAAATATTACAAAATGCCCTGATGCAAGTACAAACACCTTGGGGACAAAGTTGGGCTATATTTCTCGCCTTAGTTCTGTTGACAGTTGGGATTTTGCCTTTAGTCCGAAAGCAAAGACACTGGTATGCCTTTAGTGGCGCAGTTTTAAGCACAATTTTGGTAGACAGCCTATTTTTGTTAGCTGCGATCGCAGCCTAA